A single genomic interval of Bos taurus isolate L1 Dominette 01449 registration number 42190680 breed Hereford chromosome 6, ARS-UCD2.0, whole genome shotgun sequence harbors:
- the TLR6 gene encoding toll-like receptor 6 precursor (The RefSeq protein has 7 substitutions compared to this genomic sequence), with amino-acid sequence MIKDKESPIRSCHFVYIVALVFGTIIQFSDESEFVVDMSKTSLIHVPKDLPPKTKVLDLSQNNISELHLSDISFLSGLRVLRLSHNRIQGLDISIFKFNHDLEYLDLSHNQLQKISCHPITTTLKHLDLSFNDFDALPICKEFGNLTQLNFLGLSATKLQQLDLLPIAHLHLSCILLDLEDYMKENKKESLQILNTKKLHLVFHPNSFFSVQVDISGNSLACLQLTNIKLNDYNCQVLLKFLSGLTGGPTLLNFTLNHVETTWKCLVKVFQFLWPKPIEYLNIYNLTIVESIDEEVFTYYKTTLKALKIEHITNKVFIFSQTALYTVFSEMNILMLTISDTRFIHMLCPQEPSTFKFLNFTQNSFTDSVFQNCDTLARLETLILQKNELKDLFKTSLMTKDMLSLETLDVSWNSLEYDRSNGNCSWVGSIVVLNLSSNALTDSVFRCLPPRIKVLDLHNNRIRSIPKDVTGLETLQELNLASNSLAHLPGCGIFSSLSILIIEHNSISNPSADFFQSCQKIRSLKAGNNPFQCSCELRDFIQSVGQVSSDVVEGWPESYKCDYPESYKGTPLKDFQVSELSCNTALLIITIVVPGLVLAVAVTVLCIYLDLPWYLRMVCQWTQTRRRARNVPLEELQRTLQFHAFISYSEHDSAWVKNELIPNLEKEDIRICLHERNFVAGKSIVENIINCIEKSYKSIFVLSPNFVQSEWCHYELYFAHHNLFHEGSDNLILILLDPIPQYSIPSSYHKLRALMAQRTYLEWPKEKSKHGLFWANLRASINIKLMEKAAEIH; translated from the exons ATGATCAAAGACAAAGAATCTCCCATCAGAAGCTGTCATTTTGTTTACATTGTGGCCTTAGTATTTGGAACCATAATCCAGTTCTCTGATGAAAGTGAATTTGTGGTAGACATGTCAAAAACAAGCCTTATTCATGTTCCCAAAGACCTGCCACCAAAAACCAAAGTCTTAGACTTGTCTCAAAACAACATATCTGAGCTTCACCTGTCTGATATCAGCTTTCTCTCAGGGCTGAGAGTTCTGAGACTTTCCCATAATAGAATCCAGGGCCTTGATATTAGTATTTTCAAGTTCAACCATGATTTGGAATATTTGGATTTATCTCATAATCAGTTGCAGAAGATATCCTGCCATCCAATCACCACGACTCTCAAGCATTTAGACCTCTCATTCAATGACTTCGATGCCCTGCCCATCTGTAAGGAATTTGGCAACTTGACCCAACTGAATTTCTTAGGATTAAGTGCTACAAAGTTACAACAATTAGATTTACTACCCATTGCTCACTTGCACCTAAGTTGTATCCTTCTGGATTTGGAAGActatatgaaagaaaataagaaagaaagtctTCAAATTCTGAATACAAAGAAACTTCACCTTGTTTTTCACCCAAATAGCTTTTTCTCTGTCCAAGTGGACATATCAGCGAATAGTTTAGGGTGCTTACAACTGACTAATATTAAATTGAATGATTACAATTGTCaagttttacttaaatttttatcAGGACTCACTGGAGGACCAACCTTACTAAATTTTACCCTCAACCACATGGAAACAACTTGGAAATGTTTGGTTAAAGTTTTTCAGTTCCTTTGGCCCAAACCTATAGAATATCTCAATATTTACAATTTAACAATAGTTGAAAGCATTGATGAAGAAGTTTTTACTTATTATAAAACGACATTGAAGGCACTGAAAATAGAACATATTACaaacaaagtttttattttttcacagacAGCATTATACACAGTGTTTTCTGAGATGAACATTCTGATGTTAACCATATCAGACACACGCTTTATACACATGCTTTGTCCTCAGGAACCAAGCACATTTAAGTTTTTGAACTTTACCCAGAATAGTTTCACAGATAGTGTCTTTCAAAATTGTGACACTTTAGCTAGATTGGAGACACTTATCTtacaaaagaatgaattaaaagaCCTTTTCAAAACAAGTCTCATGACTAAGGATATGCTTTCTTTGGAAACACTGGATGTTAGCTGGAATTCTTTGGAATATGACAGAAGTAATGGAAATTGCTCTTGGGTTGGGAGTATAGTGGTGTTAAATTTATCTTCAAATGCACTCACTGACTCTGTTTTCAGATGTTTACCTCCTCGGATCAAGGTTCTTGATCTTCACAATAACAGAATAAGGAGCATCCCTAAAGATGTCACTGGTCTAGAAACTTTGCAAGAACTCAACCTTGCTTCCAATTCTTTAGCCCACCTTCCTGGATGTGGTATCTTTAGCAGCCTTTCCATACTGATCATTGACTATAATTCAATTTCCAATCCATCAGCTGATTTCTTCCAGAGCTGCCAGAAGATTAGGTCCCTCAAAGTGGGGAACAATCCATTCCAATGTTCCTGTGAGCTAAGAGACTTTATCCAAAGTGTAGGCCAAGTATCCAGTGACGTGGTAGAGGGCTGGCCTGAGTCTTATAAGTGTGACTATCCGGAAAGCTACAAGGGAACCCCTCTAAAGGACTTCCAGGTATCTGAGCTATCCTGCAACACAGCTCTGCTGATCGTCACCATTGTGGTCCCTGGGCTGGTGCTGGCTGTTGCTGTGACTGTCCTCTGTATCTACCTGGATCTGCCCTGGTACCTCAGGATGGTGTGTCAGTGGACCCAGACCCGGCGCAGGGCCAGGAATGTACCCTTGGAAGAACTCCAAAGAACTCTCCAGTTCCATGCTTTTATTTCATACAGTGAACATGACTCTGCCTGGGTGAAGAATGAATTAATACCTAAcctagaaaaagaagatataagaatTTGTCTCCACGAGAGAAACTTTGTTGCCGGCAAGAGCATTGTGGAAA ATATCATCAACTGCATTGAGAAAAGTTACAAATCCATCTTTGTCTTGTCTCCCAACTTTGTCCAGAGCGAATGGTGCCATTATGAACTCTACTTTGCCCACCACAATCTCTTCCATGAAGGATCTGATAACTTAATCCTGATCTTGCTGGATCCCATTCCACAGTATTCCATTCCTAGCAGCTACCACAAGCTAAGAGCTCTCATGGCACAGAGAACTTATTTGGAATGGCCCAAGGAGAAGAGTAAACACGGACTTTTTTGGGCTAACCTAAGAGCATCCATTAATATTAAACTGATGGAAAAAGCAGCAGAAATACATTAA
- the TLR6 gene encoding toll-like receptor 6 isoform X1 yields MIKDKESPIRSCHFVYIVALVFGTIIQFSDESEFVVDMSKTSLIHVPKDLPPKTKVLDLSQNNISELHLSDISFLSGLRVLRLSHNRIQGLDISIFKFNHDLEYLDLSHNQLQKISCHPITTTLKHLDLSFNDFDALPICKEFGNLTQLNFLGLSATKLQQLDLLPIAHLHLSCILLDLEDYMKENKKESLQILNTKKLHLVFHPNSFFSVQVDISANSLGCLQLTNIKLNDYNCQVLLKFLSGLTGGPTLLNFTLNHMETTWKCLVKVFQFLWPKPIEYLNIYNLTIVESIDEEVFTYYKTTLKALKIEHITNKVFIFSQTALYTVFSEMNILMLTISDTRFIHMLCPQEPSTFKFLNFTQNSFTDSVFQNCDTLARLETLILQKNELKDLFKTSLMTKDMLSLETLDVSWNSLEYDRSNGNCSWVGSIVVLNLSSNALTDSVFRCLPPRIKVLDLHNNRIRSIPKDVTGLETLQELNLASNSLAHLPGCGIFSSLSILIIDYNSISNPSADFFQSCQKIRSLKVGNNPFQCSCELRDFIQSVGQVSSDVVEGWPESYKCDYPESYKGTPLKDFQVSELSCNTALLIVTIVVPGLVLAVAVTVLCIYLDLPWYLRMVCQWTQTRRRARNVPLEELQRTLQFHAFISYSEHDSAWVKNELIPNLEKEDIRICLHERNFVAGKSIVENIINCIEKSYKSIFVLSPNFVQSEWCHYELYFAHHNLFHEGSNNLILILLEPIPQNTIPDRYHKLRALMAQRTYLEWPKEKNKHGLFWANIRAAFNIKLRLVTENDDVKG; encoded by the coding sequence ATGATCAAAGACAAAGAATCTCCCATCAGAAGCTGTCATTTTGTTTACATTGTGGCCTTAGTATTTGGAACCATAATCCAGTTCTCTGATGAAAGTGAATTTGTGGTAGACATGTCAAAAACAAGCCTTATTCATGTTCCCAAAGACCTGCCACCAAAAACCAAAGTCTTAGACTTGTCTCAAAACAACATATCTGAGCTTCACCTGTCTGATATCAGCTTTCTCTCAGGGCTGAGAGTTCTGAGACTTTCCCATAATAGAATCCAGGGCCTTGATATTAGTATTTTCAAGTTCAACCATGATTTGGAATATTTGGATTTATCTCATAATCAGTTGCAGAAGATATCCTGCCATCCAATCACCACGACTCTCAAGCATTTAGACCTCTCATTCAATGACTTCGATGCCCTGCCCATCTGTAAGGAATTTGGCAACTTGACCCAACTGAATTTCTTAGGATTAAGTGCTACAAAGTTACAACAATTAGATTTACTACCCATTGCTCACTTGCACCTAAGTTGTATCCTTCTGGATTTGGAAGActatatgaaagaaaataagaaagaaagtctTCAAATTCTGAATACAAAGAAACTTCACCTTGTTTTTCACCCAAATAGCTTTTTCTCTGTCCAAGTGGACATATCAGCGAATAGTTTAGGGTGCTTACAACTGACTAATATTAAATTGAATGATTACAATTGTCaagttttacttaaatttttatcAGGACTCACTGGAGGACCAACCTTACTAAATTTTACCCTCAACCACATGGAAACAACTTGGAAATGTTTGGTTAAAGTTTTTCAGTTCCTTTGGCCCAAACCTATAGAATATCTCAATATTTACAATTTAACAATAGTTGAAAGCATTGATGAAGAAGTTTTTACTTATTATAAAACGACATTGAAGGCACTGAAAATAGAACATATTACaaacaaagtttttattttttcacagacAGCATTATACACAGTGTTTTCTGAGATGAACATTCTGATGTTAACCATATCAGACACACGCTTTATACACATGCTTTGTCCTCAGGAACCAAGCACATTTAAGTTTTTGAACTTTACCCAGAATAGTTTCACAGATAGTGTCTTTCAAAATTGTGACACTTTAGCTAGATTGGAGACACTTATCTtacaaaagaatgaattaaaagaCCTTTTCAAAACAAGTCTCATGACTAAGGATATGCTTTCTTTGGAAACACTGGATGTTAGCTGGAATTCTTTGGAATATGACAGAAGTAATGGAAATTGCTCTTGGGTTGGGAGTATAGTGGTGTTAAATTTATCTTCAAATGCACTCACTGACTCTGTTTTCAGATGTTTACCTCCTCGGATCAAGGTTCTTGATCTTCACAATAACAGAATAAGGAGCATCCCTAAAGATGTCACTGGTCTAGAAACTTTGCAAGAACTCAACCTTGCTTCCAATTCTTTAGCCCACCTTCCTGGATGTGGTATCTTTAGCAGCCTTTCCATACTGATCATTGACTATAATTCAATTTCCAATCCATCAGCTGATTTCTTCCAGAGCTGCCAGAAGATTAGGTCCCTCAAAGTGGGGAACAATCCATTCCAATGTTCCTGTGAGCTAAGAGACTTTATCCAAAGTGTAGGCCAAGTATCCAGTGACGTGGTAGAGGGCTGGCCTGAGTCTTATAAGTGTGACTATCCGGAAAGCTACAAGGGAACCCCTCTAAAGGACTTCCAGGTATCTGAGCTATCCTGCAACACAGCTCTGCTGATCGTCACCATTGTGGTCCCTGGGCTGGTGCTGGCTGTTGCTGTGACTGTCCTCTGTATCTACCTGGATCTGCCCTGGTACCTCAGGATGGTGTGTCAGTGGACCCAGACCCGGCGCAGGGCCAGGAATGTACCCTTGGAAGAACTCCAAAGAACTCTCCAGTTCCATGCTTTTATTTCATACAGTGAACATGACTCTGCCTGGGTGAAGAATGAATTAATACCTAAcctagaaaaagaagatataagaatTTGTCTCCACGAGAGAAACTTTGTTGCCGGCAAGAGCATTGTGGAAAATATCATCAACTGCATTGAGAAAAGTTACAAATCCATCTTTGTCTTGTCTCCCAACTTTGTCCAGAGCGAATGGTGCCATTATGAACTCTACTTTGCCCACCACAATCTCTTCCATGAAGGATCTAATAACTTAATCCTGATCTTGCTGGAACCCATTCCACAGAACACCATTCCTGATAGATATCACAAGCTAAGAGCTCTCATGGCACAGAGAACTTATTTGGAATGGCCCAAGGAGAAGAACAAGCATGGACTCTTTTGGGCTAATATTAGAGCtgcttttaatattaaattaagaCTAGTCACTGAAAATGATGAtgtgaaaggttaa